GAAAGAAGGGCTGGTGAGCCCAACTACTAATAAATAGTCAGTGGTTACAGTCATTCTTGTCATTAGATTGCCGGCGAGGAGGACGATGAAGCCGCAGGCGGCGGTCAAGGCTGGCGGCAATCTGCGGATCAGCGGGCTGGATAGCAAACTGACGCCTAATAAATGCAGGATTCCAAAGCGGATATACAGCGCTGGCTGGTAAAGGTAGGTCATTAGGGTAATCGCCAGGCCCCATCCCAGCAGGAGCAGGCCGTGGCGGAACGGGGCCGAGCCGAGCGTGCTGCTGATGCCGCAGATTAGAATGAATATCAGGGCGGCAGTCTTGCCGATATAAAACCAGAAGCCGCTCAGGTAGTTGAACTGATATGAATAATAGGCAGTCAGGTCAAAAATAATATGAAACATTATCATAAGCAGTATGGCCGCTCCCCGGACCAAGTCAATTTCCCAGATTCGTTGTTGTCGCATATTTTGCTTCCTTTTTCATTATTATAATGTATAGTAACACAGGTCGAAAGGCAATCACAAGGCCTGATTTGGCAAAGAACCGGCTAGAGAAAGAACGGCTGGTTCGGGCCGCCTTTTGGGCCTGGGACAAATTCGATCCATACTGGAGTATCGATTTGTGAAAAAAGGAGCAATAAGGAGCATTTGCTAGAAAAGGTGTGAAAAAAAGAACTATATGCCAAATTATTGCCATATTACAAAGATTTTGTTACAATGGTTCCGGGGATAAGCTGGTTGTTCAATATTTAGAATGTCGTCCTAGTGCTCTGTAACCTCTAAACTTTTGTATCTTGCGCCCGTGTTTTTGCCTGACGGCGTTGTCCCCGCCTTCTTATGACCGCGTCTCGCTGAGCGAAAAACCTCGCCAAGCCATGCTTAATTTTAAGGCTGCAGAGTACTGGATTTAGACGACAAAGATAGTTTTCCAAATGTTTTTATTTTACCAAGAGGGGGTTTTTTGTGTGGAGATTTTGGTTTGCATTAAGCAGGTTCCCGGAACTTCAGAGGTGGAGGTTGACAAAGAAACGGGGGTTCTAAAGCGGGAGGGCATTGACTCTAAGATGAACCCGTATGATTTATATGGCGTGGAAACAGCCGTTAAAATCAAAGAACAAACCGGTGCGCGGGTTACGGTAACGACCATGGGCCCGCCGCAGGCGTCCGAGATTTTGCAGGAAGCATTCATGATGGGCGCAGACGAAGCAGCCCTGTTTACTGACCGTAAATTTGCCGGCGCCGATGTTCTGGCAACTTCCTACACCATTGCACAGGGCATCAAAAAAGTAAATATTCCTGACCTTATTATTTGCGGCAAGCAAACAACAGATGGCGATACGGCGCAAGTAGGCCCGGAGCTGGCTGAATTTTTGAGCATACCGCATGTCGCCAACGTAACCGAAATAATTGAAGTTACCGATAAATCGATTGTTCTTGAAATGGACATGGGCCATAGTGTTGAAGTTGTTGAAATGCTGTATCCCTGTTTAATTACGGTTGAAAAAGGCATTAATGTTCCGAGACTGCCTTCGTTCAAGCTTAAGCTGGCCACGAAAAATAAAAAGATTCCATTTTATAGCCTAAATGATTTCGAAGACAAGGATGAGAAAAAATACGGCTTAAACGGTTCGCCAACGCGCGTTTTAAGAATATTCTCGCCAGAGGCAAATGCCGACCGTGAAACCTGGACAGGCAGCGGTGAAGAGCTGACGGCGAAACTGGTAAAAAAACTAAAAGAACTTAAGTTTGCGTAAGGAGGGACAAGCATGGCCAGAATTGTTATTAATCAAAAATTGGTTACCAAACCGGAAGAATTAGTGAGACTCTGCCCGTTTAATGCGATTGAATGGGACAACGAGTATCTGCAAATAAATGCCGCCTGTAAGATGTGCAAGCTTTGTGTGAAAAAAGGGCCGGCAGGCGTCTTTACCTGTGAAGAGGAAAAAGTTGAGGCAATTGATAAGAGCCTGTGGAGAGGCGTCTGTGTATATGTTGACCATGTAGATGGCGATATTCATCCGGTTACGTTTGAACTCATCGGCAAAGCCAGAGAAATGGCTGCGAAAATCAGCCACCCCGTTTACGTCATTTTTGCCGGCTCGGATATCCTGACTAAGGCTGCTGAAATTTTGCACTATGGCGTGGATGAGGTATTTGTTTATGATGATCCCGAATTAAAGCATTTCCGTATTGAGCCGTATACGGCGGTGATGGAAGATTTTATTCATAACAATAAGCCGTCCACTATTTTGTTTGGCGGTACAAATGTCGGCCGTTCTTTAGCTCCGCGGGTCGCCGCCAGATTCCGTACCGGACTTACGGCCGACTGTACAATTCTCGATATGGATGAAAGCACTGATTTAGCCCAAATTCGTCCGGCTTTCGGCGGTAATATTATGGCCCATATTTATACGCCTAATAGCCGTCCGCAGTTTGCCACCGTGCGTTATAAAATTTTTGATGCACCGGCCCGGAATCAGGAGCAAAGCGGTAAAGTGACGGTCTGCCATTTGCCTGCGGATAAACTGCAATCCCGGATTAAGGTTAAGGACGTCAAAAAGAAAGAAACTGTTCAAACCATTGAAGATGCCGAAATTATTGTAGTGGCCGGCGGAGCGGTCAAGTCCCAGGAAGGTCTTGCATTATGCCGCAGCATTGCCGAAAAATTGGGCGGAATGCTGGCTGTAACCAGACCACTGGTTGAAGCGGGCATTGCTGACCCCAGACTGCAAATCGGGCTAAGCGGCAGAACGGTTAAACCCCGTCTGATCATTTGCGCGGGAGTTGCCGGTTATATTCAATTCGTGGCAGGTATGGATAAATCAGATACCATCATTGCGATTAATACTGATGAGCAGGCGCAGATCTTTAATGTCGCCCATTATGGAATTATCGGCGACGTTTATGAAGTATTGCCTAAGCTGGCCGAACAACTTGGCGCTTAATTGGCCGTAAATTTATCGTAAGGGGTGACAAAACTATGGCTTACAAGAAAATCGATAGTAAAGATATAGAATTTTTAGTATCCGTTGCAGGTAAGGATAAGGTCTTTGTGGGTGATCAGATTCACGAAACGTACAGCCGTGATGAAATCGTGCATGCCGGTAAATATCCGGATGTCGTTGTGGAAGCGGAAAGCACTGAGGAAATTTCCCGGATTATGAAGTATGCCTATGAGCA
This genomic interval from Dendrosporobacter quercicolus contains the following:
- a CDS encoding heparan-alpha-glucosaminide N-acetyltransferase — its product is MRQQRIWEIDLVRGAAILLMIMFHIIFDLTAYYSYQFNYLSGFWFYIGKTAALIFILICGISSTLGSAPFRHGLLLLGWGLAITLMTYLYQPALYIRFGILHLLGVSLLSSPLIRRLPPALTAACGFIVLLAGNLMTRMTVTTDYLLVVGLTSPSFASLDYYPLFPWYGVFLLGTAAGRLLYHARRALVPVRYQFANPLNWLGRHSLSVYLIHQPVILAGLFILTP
- a CDS encoding electron transfer flavoprotein subunit beta/FixA family protein, with the protein product MEILVCIKQVPGTSEVEVDKETGVLKREGIDSKMNPYDLYGVETAVKIKEQTGARVTVTTMGPPQASEILQEAFMMGADEAALFTDRKFAGADVLATSYTIAQGIKKVNIPDLIICGKQTTDGDTAQVGPELAEFLSIPHVANVTEIIEVTDKSIVLEMDMGHSVEVVEMLYPCLITVEKGINVPRLPSFKLKLATKNKKIPFYSLNDFEDKDEKKYGLNGSPTRVLRIFSPEANADRETWTGSGEELTAKLVKKLKELKFA
- a CDS encoding electron transfer flavoprotein subunit alpha/FixB family protein: MARIVINQKLVTKPEELVRLCPFNAIEWDNEYLQINAACKMCKLCVKKGPAGVFTCEEEKVEAIDKSLWRGVCVYVDHVDGDIHPVTFELIGKAREMAAKISHPVYVIFAGSDILTKAAEILHYGVDEVFVYDDPELKHFRIEPYTAVMEDFIHNNKPSTILFGGTNVGRSLAPRVAARFRTGLTADCTILDMDESTDLAQIRPAFGGNIMAHIYTPNSRPQFATVRYKIFDAPARNQEQSGKVTVCHLPADKLQSRIKVKDVKKKETVQTIEDAEIIVVAGGAVKSQEGLALCRSIAEKLGGMLAVTRPLVEAGIADPRLQIGLSGRTVKPRLIICAGVAGYIQFVAGMDKSDTIIAINTDEQAQIFNVAHYGIIGDVYEVLPKLAEQLGA